In Pseudorasbora parva isolate DD20220531a chromosome 9, ASM2467924v1, whole genome shotgun sequence, the following proteins share a genomic window:
- the ankrd45 gene encoding ankyrin repeat domain-containing protein 45 isoform X1 yields MRSAEEKTVLLCALDDDLEGLKRLLESKSATDTHLPENILLERDEVGRNALCAACTLGLSGIVRELVQNGADVNEFTARGYSPLHCSAIWGHLDTLKTLVELNADFQATNFRGEKAVDVARRYDKLDCAEYLAWAEAKQRLRALIQEVRDIIADQEKVQGKLSKEDKNMCINICSAKSDWIHNSKNATIQDFIEQEKLLKDTLAPILLKLNTQPEATTKTRKH; encoded by the exons ATGCGGTCCGCTGAGGAGAAAACGGTTCTTTTATGCGCTTTAGATGATGATTTAGAGGGACTTAAGCGTCTTTTGGAAAGCAAGAGTGCCACAGATACTCATCTACCGGAGAATATTCTGCTTGAAAGGGATGAGGTGGGGCGGAACGCGCTGTGTGCCGCGTGTACGTTAGGACTGAGCGGCATCGTGCGCGAGCTCGTGCAGAACGGCGCTGACGTCAATGAGTTCACAGCGCGCG GTTATTCACCATTGCATTGTTCTGCCATATGGGGTCATCTGGACACTTTGAAAACTTTGGTTGAGCTCAACGCTGATTTTCAAGCGACCAATTTCCGTGGAGAAAAGGCTGTTGATGTGGCCCGACGTTATGACAAACTGGACTGTGCAGAGTACCTGGCGTGGGCTG AGGCCAAACAGAGATTGCGAGCATTAATACAAGAAGTCAGAGACATTATAGCTGATCAAGAGAAAGTTCAAGGAAAGCTCAGTAAGGAGGACAAG AACATGTGTATAAACATCTGTTCAGCTAAATCAGACTGGATACACAACTCCAAAAATGCAACGATTCAAGACTttattgaacaggagaagctcCTCAAAGACACACTGGCACCTATTCTGCTCAAGCTTAACACACAAC
- the ankrd45 gene encoding ankyrin repeat domain-containing protein 45 isoform X2, which translates to MRSAEEKTVLLCALDDDLEGLKRLLESKSATDTHLPENILLERDEVGRNALCAACTLGLSGIVRELVQNGADVNEFTAREAKQRLRALIQEVRDIIADQEKVQGKLSKEDKNMCINICSAKSDWIHNSKNATIQDFIEQEKLLKDTLAPILLKLNTQPEATTKTRKH; encoded by the exons ATGCGGTCCGCTGAGGAGAAAACGGTTCTTTTATGCGCTTTAGATGATGATTTAGAGGGACTTAAGCGTCTTTTGGAAAGCAAGAGTGCCACAGATACTCATCTACCGGAGAATATTCTGCTTGAAAGGGATGAGGTGGGGCGGAACGCGCTGTGTGCCGCGTGTACGTTAGGACTGAGCGGCATCGTGCGCGAGCTCGTGCAGAACGGCGCTGACGTCAATGAGTTCACAGCGCGCG AGGCCAAACAGAGATTGCGAGCATTAATACAAGAAGTCAGAGACATTATAGCTGATCAAGAGAAAGTTCAAGGAAAGCTCAGTAAGGAGGACAAG AACATGTGTATAAACATCTGTTCAGCTAAATCAGACTGGATACACAACTCCAAAAATGCAACGATTCAAGACTttattgaacaggagaagctcCTCAAAGACACACTGGCACCTATTCTGCTCAAGCTTAACACACAAC